From a region of the Flavobacterium sediminilitoris genome:
- the porQ gene encoding type IX secretion system protein PorQ, producing MFKKSVLFSLLLFSTVHYGQIGGKYVYQFLNLAQSPRQAALGGKTVTVVDYDVNQAFYNPATINPEMHKRLSTNYGSYYGEVSYGTAAYAYTWDRHVQTFHAGISYINYGDFEGRDELGNLTSNFTGSEAALSMGYAYNIPWTDMYIGTNVKLISSTLESYNSWGVATDLGFLYVDDKNDINYGFTIRNIGFQITPYQDVREKLPLSIDAGISQLVENVPIRWHLTLENLQQWNIAFSNPNRAENTLDGETNEEKVSFFNNALRHVIIGAELFPEKGFNVRLGYNFRRGQELSIVDQRSFSGISAGFGLRFGKIKFDYSYSRYTVAANTSLFGLMIDLE from the coding sequence ATGTTTAAAAAAAGTGTACTGTTCTCTTTGTTGTTATTTTCTACTGTTCATTATGGGCAAATAGGAGGTAAATATGTATATCAGTTTTTAAACTTAGCGCAATCACCGCGTCAAGCAGCATTAGGAGGAAAAACAGTTACTGTGGTTGACTATGATGTAAATCAAGCATTTTATAATCCAGCAACAATAAATCCTGAAATGCATAAAAGATTATCTACAAATTACGGAAGTTATTATGGAGAAGTTTCTTATGGAACTGCTGCCTATGCTTATACTTGGGATAGACATGTGCAAACTTTTCATGCAGGAATAAGTTATATTAATTACGGAGATTTTGAAGGAAGAGATGAATTAGGGAATTTAACTTCTAATTTTACAGGAAGTGAAGCTGCTTTATCTATGGGTTATGCTTATAATATTCCATGGACAGATATGTATATTGGAACTAATGTGAAATTAATTTCTTCCACATTAGAATCGTATAATTCATGGGGAGTTGCTACAGATTTAGGTTTTTTGTATGTTGATGATAAAAATGATATTAATTACGGATTCACTATTCGTAATATAGGGTTTCAAATAACACCTTATCAAGATGTGAGAGAGAAATTACCACTTTCAATAGATGCTGGAATTTCTCAATTGGTTGAAAATGTTCCTATTCGATGGCATCTTACTTTAGAAAATTTACAACAATGGAATATCGCTTTTTCAAACCCAAATAGAGCAGAAAATACTTTAGATGGGGAAACCAATGAAGAGAAGGTATCCTTTTTTAATAATGCATTGCGACACGTTATTATTGGAGCAGAATTATTTCCAGAAAAAGGATTTAATGTTCGTTTAGGATACAATTTTAGAAGAGGGCAAGAATTAAGCATTGTGGATCAGAGAAGCTTTTCAGGAATCTCAGCAGGATTTGGATTGCGATTTGGAAAAATTAAATTTGATTATTCCTATTCAAGATATACCGTTGCTGCAAACACAAGTTTATTTGGATTAATGATAGATTTAGAATAA
- a CDS encoding arsenate-mycothiol transferase ArsC — MITKISETIEKFQLSLISKERKEILQPLIDYIQLKLDKKETINLNFICTHNSRRSHLSQIWAQTIAFYYGVQRVKCYSGGTDVTAIYPKVIETLQNHGFEIQKLSHEKNPIYAIKFSENELPIIGFSKVFDDNFNPKSNFAAIMTCSQADEGCPFIMGAEKRFPIRYDDPKEFDETILMNEKYEERSLQIALEMTYVFSNLKNEG; from the coding sequence ATGATAACAAAAATATCTGAAACTATTGAAAAATTTCAACTTTCATTAATTTCTAAAGAGAGAAAAGAAATACTTCAACCATTAATTGATTATATTCAGTTAAAGCTAGATAAGAAAGAAACAATAAATTTAAATTTCATTTGTACACATAATTCAAGAAGAAGTCATTTGTCTCAAATTTGGGCACAAACAATAGCCTTTTATTATGGTGTTCAAAGAGTAAAGTGCTATTCTGGAGGAACAGATGTAACAGCTATATATCCAAAAGTTATTGAAACTTTACAGAATCATGGTTTTGAAATTCAAAAATTAAGTCATGAAAAAAATCCTATTTATGCTATTAAGTTTTCAGAAAATGAATTGCCAATTATAGGGTTTTCAAAAGTTTTTGATGACAATTTTAATCCAAAGTCAAATTTTGCAGCAATAATGACATGTTCACAAGCAGATGAAGGCTGTCCGTTTATTATGGGTGCAGAAAAACGATTCCCTATTCGTTATGATGATCCAAAAGAATTTGATGAAACAATTCTAATGAATGAAAAGTATGAAGAAAGAAGTTTACAAATAGCCTTGGAAATGACGTATGTTTTTTCAAATCTAAAAAATGAAGGATAG
- a CDS encoding DUF6428 family protein, which translates to MKLSEINEVLKKVETIAFQLPNGNLVPSHFHVTEVGKITKHFIDCGGTTRLEEVANFQLWEANDYDHRLHPEKLIHIIELSQKVLQIPDLEIEVEYQMKDTIGKFSLDFDGINFLLISKLTNCLAQDKCGIPSEKPKVKIGEWKSKASSCEPNSGCC; encoded by the coding sequence ATGAAATTATCAGAAATAAATGAAGTGTTGAAAAAAGTAGAAACAATTGCTTTTCAGCTTCCAAATGGAAATTTAGTTCCGTCGCATTTTCATGTTACTGAAGTGGGAAAAATAACAAAGCATTTTATTGATTGTGGAGGAACAACTCGTTTAGAAGAAGTGGCAAATTTTCAGTTATGGGAAGCAAATGATTATGATCATCGTTTACATCCAGAAAAATTAATTCATATTATAGAACTGTCTCAAAAAGTATTACAAATTCCAGATTTAGAAATAGAAGTAGAATATCAAATGAAAGATACTATAGGTAAGTTTAGTTTGGATTTTGATGGAATTAATTTCTTGCTAATTTCAAAATTAACAAATTGTTTGGCTCAAGATAAATGTGGAATTCCATCTGAAAAACCAAAAGTTAAAATAGGAGAATGGAAATCAAAAGCAAGCTCATGTGAGCCAAATTCTGGGTGTTGTTAG
- a CDS encoding ArsR/SmtB family transcription factor — MGVSKTEFFTEEQNEIANLFKAMSHPARIAIVQYLLSVDSCICGDIVNELPLAQPTVSQHLKELKNANIIKGTIEGTAICYCLNPEIIKKIESYFGNISNHLSQKCC; from the coding sequence ATGGGAGTTTCAAAAACAGAATTCTTTACAGAAGAACAAAATGAAATAGCTAATTTGTTTAAAGCGATGTCTCATCCAGCGAGAATTGCAATTGTTCAATATTTACTAAGTGTAGATTCTTGTATCTGTGGAGATATTGTAAACGAATTGCCATTGGCTCAGCCAACAGTTTCTCAGCATTTAAAGGAATTAAAGAATGCAAATATTATAAAAGGAACTATAGAAGGAACAGCAATTTGTTATTGTCTTAATCCAGAAATAATTAAGAAAATTGAATCTTATTTTGGAAATATTTCAAATCATTTGAGTCAAAAATGTTGCTAA
- the cmk gene encoding (d)CMP kinase: MKKITIAIDGFSSTGKSTLAKQLAKELGYVYVDTGAMYRAVTYFAMQNGFVGENHLNKEGLINELLAIKLEFRFNPDLGFAEMYLNGENVEQPIRTIEVSRNVSQIAEISEVRAKLVEQQQAMGKNKAIVMDGRDIGTVVFPDAELKLFMNASAETRAQRRFDELVEKGQNVTYQEVLENVQQRDYIDTHREDSPLVKADDAIEVDNSAMNKKEQFELVMKLIEEKI; encoded by the coding sequence ATGAAAAAAATTACAATAGCAATAGACGGATTTTCGTCAACAGGAAAAAGTACGTTGGCTAAGCAATTAGCAAAAGAATTAGGTTATGTATATGTAGATACAGGTGCTATGTATAGAGCCGTGACTTATTTTGCAATGCAAAACGGTTTTGTTGGTGAAAATCATTTAAATAAAGAGGGTTTAATTAATGAATTACTAGCAATTAAATTAGAATTTCGTTTTAACCCTGATTTAGGTTTTGCTGAGATGTATTTAAATGGTGAAAATGTAGAACAACCTATTCGTACTATTGAAGTTTCTCGAAACGTAAGCCAAATAGCTGAAATTTCTGAAGTGAGAGCTAAATTAGTAGAACAACAACAAGCTATGGGTAAAAATAAAGCTATTGTGATGGATGGTAGAGATATTGGAACCGTAGTTTTTCCAGACGCCGAATTAAAATTGTTTATGAATGCTTCTGCGGAAACAAGAGCGCAAAGACGTTTTGATGAATTAGTAGAAAAAGGACAAAACGTGACTTATCAAGAAGTACTAGAGAATGTACAGCAACGCGACTATATTGACACACATAGAGAAGATTCTCCTTTGGTAAAAGCAGATGATGCTATTGAGGTTGATAACTCTGCGATGAATAAAAAAGAACAATTTGAATTAGTTATGAAGTTAATAGAAGAGAAAATTTAA
- a CDS encoding MIP/aquaporin family protein, translating to MKDRKHYFSEFIGTFLLVLFGTGSIIISEEYNGIIQEFGIGIVFGLTVWMLVHFLGKISDCHINPAVTIGMMLDKKITIKKASWYILFQLIGALSASCFLYVLFPDNHKLGNTLPRNLWQEAFLYELFLSFILMLVILISTNRSFLIKRVSFLIGFTVFLEAWLAGPVCGASMNPARTFGPAIVSGNSSVLWLYFAAPILGMALAMYIFKFKLSVLK from the coding sequence ATGAAGGATAGAAAGCATTACTTTAGTGAATTTATTGGTACATTTTTGTTAGTCTTATTCGGAACAGGCTCAATAATCATTAGTGAGGAATACAACGGAATCATTCAAGAATTTGGAATAGGAATTGTTTTTGGGTTAACCGTTTGGATGCTTGTTCATTTCCTTGGTAAAATATCAGATTGTCATATAAATCCAGCAGTTACAATCGGTATGATGTTGGATAAAAAAATAACAATTAAAAAAGCATCTTGGTATATTTTATTTCAATTAATAGGTGCTTTATCAGCAAGCTGTTTTTTATACGTGTTATTTCCTGACAATCATAAATTAGGAAATACATTGCCTAGAAATCTGTGGCAAGAAGCTTTTCTTTATGAACTCTTTCTTAGTTTTATTTTAATGTTAGTCATTCTAATTTCAACAAATCGTTCTTTTTTAATAAAAAGAGTTTCATTTTTAATTGGTTTTACTGTTTTTCTAGAAGCATGGTTGGCAGGACCAGTTTGTGGTGCTTCAATGAATCCAGCCAGAACATTTGGACCTGCTATTGTTTCTGGAAATAGTAGTGTTTTATGGTTGTATTTTGCAGCACCAATACTTGGAATGGCTTTGGCAATGTATATTTTTAAATTTAAGTTGAGTGTATTAAAATGA
- the rpsA gene encoding 30S ribosomal protein S1, which translates to MSEINKTQEEFLANFNWHNYQEGIDVVDEKNLQEFEELVSKTFISTKDEEVVEGIVVRITDRDAIVDINAKSEGVISLNEFRYNPNLKVGDKVEVLIDIREDKTGQLVLSHRKARTIKAWDRVIAAHESGEIVNGFVKCRTKGGMIVDVFGIEAFLPGSQIDVKPIRDYDQYVNKTMEFKVVKINHEFKNVVVSHKALIEADIEEQKKEIIGQLEKGQVLEGVVKNITSYGVFIDLGGVDGLIHITDLSWSRINHPSEVLELDQKLNVVILDFDDEKTRIQLGLKQLNAHPWDALSADLTIGDKVKGKVVVLADYGAFIEVAEGVEGLIHVSEMSWSTHLRSAQDFMKIGDEVEAVVLTLDRDERKMSLGIKQLTQDPWTDITAKYPVGSKHTGIVRNFTNFGIFVELEEGIDGLVYISDLSWTKKIKHPSEFVNVGDNMEVVVLELDVDGRKLSLGHKQTTENPWDKHEDAFAVGTIHNGVIGEIVDKGATVDFGDDVVAFIPTRHLEKEDGKKLKKGESADFKVIEFNKEFKRVVASHTAIFREEEEKAVKSVETASSNNNVEKSTLGDIDALAELKAKMEKGEK; encoded by the coding sequence ATGTCTGAAATTAACAAAACACAAGAAGAGTTTTTAGCAAATTTTAACTGGCACAATTACCAAGAAGGTATTGATGTAGTAGATGAAAAAAACTTACAAGAATTTGAAGAATTAGTATCTAAAACTTTCATCTCTACAAAAGACGAGGAAGTTGTAGAAGGAATTGTAGTTAGAATTACAGATAGAGACGCTATCGTTGATATCAATGCTAAATCTGAAGGTGTTATTTCTTTAAACGAATTTCGTTACAATCCAAATTTAAAAGTTGGTGATAAAGTAGAAGTACTTATCGATATTCGTGAAGATAAAACAGGTCAATTAGTATTATCACACAGAAAAGCGAGAACTATCAAAGCATGGGATAGAGTTATTGCTGCTCATGAGTCTGGTGAAATCGTTAATGGTTTTGTAAAATGCAGAACTAAAGGAGGAATGATCGTTGATGTATTTGGTATTGAAGCTTTCTTACCAGGTTCTCAAATTGACGTGAAACCAATCCGTGATTACGATCAATATGTAAACAAAACTATGGAATTCAAAGTTGTGAAAATCAACCACGAATTTAAAAACGTAGTAGTTTCTCATAAAGCGCTTATCGAGGCTGATATTGAAGAACAAAAGAAAGAAATCATTGGTCAATTAGAAAAAGGACAAGTTTTAGAAGGTGTGGTTAAAAACATTACTTCTTACGGTGTGTTTATTGACTTAGGTGGTGTAGATGGATTAATCCATATTACAGATCTTTCTTGGTCTAGAATTAATCACCCAAGTGAAGTTCTTGAATTAGATCAAAAATTAAATGTTGTAATCCTTGATTTCGATGATGAGAAAACAAGAATTCAATTAGGTTTAAAACAATTAAATGCTCATCCATGGGATGCTTTAAGTGCTGATTTAACTATTGGTGATAAAGTAAAAGGTAAAGTAGTTGTTTTAGCTGATTATGGTGCTTTCATTGAAGTTGCTGAAGGTGTTGAAGGATTAATTCACGTTTCTGAAATGTCTTGGTCAACTCATTTAAGAAGTGCACAAGATTTTATGAAAATTGGAGATGAGGTTGAAGCGGTAGTTTTAACTTTAGATAGAGATGAAAGAAAAATGTCTTTAGGTATTAAGCAATTAACGCAAGATCCTTGGACAGATATCACTGCTAAATATCCAGTAGGTTCTAAGCATACAGGTATCGTTAGAAACTTTACAAACTTTGGTATCTTCGTGGAATTAGAAGAAGGTATTGATGGTTTAGTTTATATTTCTGACTTATCTTGGACTAAGAAAATCAAGCATCCATCAGAATTTGTGAATGTTGGAGATAACATGGAAGTAGTAGTTTTAGAATTAGATGTAGATGGTCGTAAACTATCTTTAGGTCATAAGCAAACTACAGAAAATCCATGGGATAAGCATGAAGATGCTTTCGCTGTTGGTACTATTCATAATGGTGTTATCGGTGAAATCGTTGACAAAGGTGCAACTGTAGATTTCGGTGATGATGTTGTAGCATTTATTCCTACTCGTCATTTAGAAAAAGAAGATGGTAAAAAATTGAAAAAAGGTGAATCTGCTGACTTTAAAGTTATTGAGTTTAATAAAGAATTCAAAAGAGTAGTGGCTTCTCATACAGCTATCTTCCGTGAAGAAGAAGAAAAAGCAGTTAAATCTGTAGAAACAGCTTCTTCTAATAATAATGTAGAAAAATCAACTTTAGGTGATATTGATGCATTAGCTGAATTAAAAGCAAAAATGGAAAAAGGAGAAAAATAA